In a genomic window of Pangasianodon hypophthalmus isolate fPanHyp1 chromosome 19, fPanHyp1.pri, whole genome shotgun sequence:
- the cdc42bpb gene encoding serine/threonine-protein kinase MRCK beta isoform X1: protein MSAKVRLKKLEQLLLDGHQKTPSSLSVETLLDILICLYNECSSSPLKREKHVTEFLEWVKPFTTTVKDMRLHRDDFEMLKVIGRGAFGEVAVVKMKNTERIYAMKILNKWEMLKRAETACFREERDVLVNGDCQWITTLHYAFQDDNYLYLVMDYYVGGDLLTLLSKFEDRLPEDMAKFYVAEMVLAIHSIHQQHYVHRDIKPDNVLLDMNGHIRLADFGSCLRMMPDGTVQSSVAVGTPDYISPEILQAMEDGMGKYGPECDWWSLGVCMYEMLYGETPFYAESLVETYGKIMNHEERFQFPSHITDVSEDAKDLMQRLICSRERRLGQNGIEEFKKHPFFSGIDWENIRSTEAPYIPDVSSPSDTSNFDVDDDVLKNPDIAPPISHTGFTGQHLPFVGFTYTTDSCFSDRGRLRLAALPDGGSGEELQPHKEGGLQLEAFERRIRSLEQEKQELNRKLQESTQAVQSLHGSGRGTSTLGRDKEIKKLNEEIDRLKKKLADSDRLEHQLEEAVTLRQDYESSSTKLKALDKQVKSLRQEKDDINKQLVESLERLKSQTKELKDAHQQRKLAMQEFSELNERMAELRSHKQRLSRQLRDKEEEMEALMQKLDGMRQDIRKTEKARKELEAQLEDSRAEASKERKLREHSEVYSKQLESELETLKVKQGTGRASNVSAETQQELTKVKSELDKKVLFYEEELVKRDACHGTELKNLRKELHESESQQVSLQKELLVLKDKLEKANKERQMEMDEALGSLKEKFERERSLLTEENRKLTSEADRLCTFVDKLTTQNRQLEDELQDLASKKESVAHWEAQIAEIIQWVSDEKDARGYLQALASKMTEELESLRSSSLGSRHLDPLWKVRRSQKLDMSARLELQSALDAEIRAKQLVQEELRKVKAANISFESKLKDAEVKNRELEEQLESMKKDLEESRTRTDRGLKLPDFQDSIFEYFNTSPLAHDLTFRTSSVSEVEATPQKTDVPSSSPSAASEQDEPVKPPAATPTTPSPAYQSSLLTAPKPKAHQLSIKTFSSPTQCTHCTSLMVGLIRQGYACEVCSFICHVSCKDNAPQVCPIPPEQAKRPLGIDVQRGIGTAYKGFVRIPKPTGVKKGWQRAYAVVCDCKLFLYEVPEGKSTQPGVVASQVLDLRDEEFSVSSVLASDVIHATRKDVPCIFRVTSSTLGSPARAVSLLVLAESEAEKRKWVGILEGLQSILAKNRLKNRIVHVLHEAYDSNLPAIKTTLSAAIIDRERIALGTEEGLFVVEVTRDVIVRAADCKKVHQIETVPQEKMVVLLCGRNRHVHLHPWGALDGAEPAFDVKLAETKGCQALSVGTLRPGGSAYMMAAVKRQVLCYEITRAKPYARRLWEVQAPGVVQWLGMVRGRVCVGYPSGFALLALQSEVAPVSLVSPADPSLAFLAQQPLDALHAMEVGANELLLCFSQLGIYVDGQGRRSRTQELMWPATPLACSSNATYLTVYSDYGVDVFDVHTTEWVQTISLRKIRPLNVEGSLNLLGSEQPRLIYFSNNAAEGCDLTIPETSDNIKKLMVRTRSKRKFLFKVPEEERLQQRREMLRDPEMRSKLISNPTNFNHVAHMGPGDGMQVLMDLPLSSETPSPSSSRHHALISPPTNFEHVYHMSPASAGLYLQKEASSQQSLPQLSSSSSSPSTSSLGRSVMPSSQDDLTKDKPRPLSSISRQTRSKTHITRTASGGGEFIGAGSSRNISDPDQDFEREPDSDSTKHSTPSNSSNPSSPPSPNSPHRSQLTLDGLEHTLDG from the exons gttGCTGTGGTAAAGATGAAAAACACAGAGCGCATTTATGCCATGAAAATTCTGAACAAGTGGGAGATGCTGAAGAGGGCTGag ACCGCTTGTTTCAGAGAGGAGAGGGACGTTCTGGTGAATGGAGACTGTCAGTGGATCACGACCCTGCATTATGCCTTTCAGGATGACAATTACCTG TACCTGGTGATGGACTACTATGTGGGCGGGGATCTGCTAACACTACTCAGCAAGTTCGAGGACAGACTACCTGAGGACATGGCCAAGTTCTATGTGGCAGAGATGGTTCTTGCCATTCACTCGATCCACCAGCAGCATTACGTGCACAG GGATATTAAGCCTGATAATGTGCTGCTTGATATGAATGGCCACATCCGCCTGGCTGATTTTGGTTCCTGTCTACGGATGATGCCAGATGGCACG GTGCAGTCATCAGTAGCAGTGGGAACCCCAGACTACATCTCCCCAGAGATTCTGCAGGCCATGGAGGATGGCATGGGGAAGTATGGGCCCGAGTGTGACTGGTGGTCTctgggtgtgtgcatgtatgagaTGCTGTATGGGGAGACGCCTTTCTACGCAGAATCTCTGGTTGAGACTTACGGCAAGATCATGAACCATGAG GAACGTTTCCAGTTCCCCTCTCACATCACGGATGTGTCAGAGGATGCCAAGGACCTGATGCAGCGGCTGATCTGCAGTAGGGAGCGCAGACTGGGCCAGAACGGCATCGAGGAATTTAAGAAACACCCCTTCTTCTCTGGCATTGACTGGGAGAACATTCGCAGCACTGAAGCCCCGTACATTCCTGACGTCAGCTCTCCTTCTGACACCTCCAACTTTGATGTGGACGATGATGTACTGAAAAACCCA GACATCGCTCCTCCCATCTCCCACACTGGTTTCACTGGTCAGCACCTGCCCTTTGTGGGTTTCACCTACACTACAGACAGCTGCTTCTCAGATCGGGGTCGGCTCAGGCTGGCAGCTCTGCCTGATGGAGGTTCAGGAGAGGAGCTGCAGCCTCATAAAGAGGGCGGCTTGCAGCTGGAGGCCTTCGAGAGGAGGATCCGCTCactagagcaggaaaaacaggaGCTCAACCGCAAGCTACAGG AATCTACACAGGCTGTGCAGTCTCTTCATGGTTCAGGCCGCGGCACAAGCACACTGGGTCgtgataaagagataaaaaagcTTAACGAGGAGATTGATCGCCTCAAGAAGAAACTAGCAG ACTCTGATAGGCTGGAGCACCAGCTGGAGGAAGCAGTGACTTTGCGGCAAGACTACGAGAGCTCCTCCACCAAGCTTAAGGCTCTGGACAAGCAAGTCAAAAGTCTTCGTCAAGAGAAAGACGACATCAATAAG CAACTGGTGGAGTCTCTGGAGCGCCTGAAGTCTCAGACGAAGGAGCTGAAAGACGCTCACCAACAGAGGAAGCTGGCCATGCAGGAGTTCTCCGAGCTAAACGAGCGCATGGCCGAGCTGCGCTCACACAAGCAGCGGCTCTCGCGACAGCTCCGCGAcaaggaggaggagatggaggcgCTCATGCAGAAGCTCGATGGCATGCGCCAGGACATCCGCAAGACCGAGAAGGCCCGCAAAGAG ctgGAAGCTCAGCTGGAAGATTCTCGTGCAGAAGCTTCTAAGGAGCGAAAGCTGCGAGAACACAGTGAAGTTTACTCCAAACAGCTGGAAAGTGAGCTGGAGACACTAAAG GTGAAGCAGGGCACCGGTCGAGCATCAAATGTGAGTGCTGAGACCCAGCAGGAGCTGACTAAGGTGAAGTCTGAGCTAGATAAGAAGGTACTGTTCTATGAGGAAGAACTTGTGAAGCGTGATGCCTGCCATGGCACAGAGCTAAAGAACCTACGCAAAGAACTGCACGAATCTGAGAGCCAGCAGGTCTCCCTGCAGAAGGAGCTGCTTGTGCTTAAGGACAAGTTGGAGAAAGCCAACAAGGAACG GCAAATGGAGATGGACGAGGCACTGGGTTCTCTAAAAGAGAAATTTGAGCGTGAACGGAGCCTGCTGACCGAGGAGAACCGCAAGCTGACCTCAGAAGCAGACAGG CTATGCACATTTGTGGACAAACTAACAACCCAGAACAGACAGCTGGAGGACGAGCTGCAGGACTTGGCCTCAAAGAAGGAGAGCGTTGCACACTGGGAGGCGCAGATCGCTGAGATCATTCAGTG GGTTAGTGATGAGAAGGATGCGCGTGGCTACCTGCAAGCTCTAGCCTCGAAGATGACAGAGGAGCTGGAGTCACTGCGCAGCTCCAGCCTGGGATCCAGACATCTG GATCCCTTGTGGAAGGTGCGTCGCAGTCAGAAGCTGGACATGTCTGCACGTTTAGAGCTGCAGTCAGCTCTGGATGCTGAGATAAGAGCCAAGCAACTGGTCCAGGAAGAGCTGCGCAAGGTCAAGGCTGCCAACATCTCTTTCGAGAG CAAACTGAAAGATGCAGAAGTGAAGaacagggagctggaagagcaGCTGGAAAGCATGAAGAAAGACCTGGAGGAGAGCCGTACACGCACTGACCGAG GTCTTAAACTCCCAGACTTCCAGGACTCCATCTTTGAGTACTTCAACACTTCTCCCCTGGCCCATGACCTTACATTCAGA ACTAGCTCAGTCAGCGAGGTTGAAGCCACGCCTCAGAAAACAGACGTTCCCTCTTCCTCACCCTCAGCAGCTTCAGAGCAGGAT GAGCCTGTGAAGCCCCCTGCAGCCACTCCAACTACCCCATCTCCAGCTTACCAGTCATCATTGCTCACAGCACCAAAG CCTAAAGCTCACCAGCTGAGCATTAAGACCTTCTCAAGTCCAACACAGTGTACCCACTGCACATCTCTAATGGTGGGCCTGATCAGACAGGGCTATGCCTGCGAGG tGTGTTCCTTTATCTGTCATGTGTCCTGTAAGGACAACGCTCCTCAGGTGTGCCCTATCCCCCCAGAGCAGGCCAAGAGGCCGCTGGGAATTGATGTGCAGAGGGGTATTGGCACAGCCTACAAAGGCTTTGTCAGG ATCCCAAAGCCTACTGGAGTGAAGAAGGGTTGGCAGAGAGCATATGCTGTGGTATGTGACTGTAAACTCTTCCTGTATGAGGTCCCTGAAGGGAAGTCCACTCAGCCTGGTGTGGTGGCCAGCCAGGTTCTCGACCTCAG AGATGAGGAGTTCTCTGTAAGCTCTGTGCTGGCATCAGATGTGATTCATGCTACCCGCAAAGACGTTCCTTGCATATTCAGG GTAACGTCGTCCACACTGGGCTCTCCAGCGCGGGCGGTGTCACTGCTGGTCTTGGCTGAGAGCGAGGCTGAGAAGAGGAAGTGGGTGGGCATCCTGGAGGGTCTGCAGAGTATCTTAGCCAAGAACCGCCTGAAGAACCGAATAGTGCACGTCCTGCACGAGGCCTATGACAGCAACCTGCCTGCAATTAAAACCACGCTCTCGGCAGCCATCATTG ACCGAGAAAGAATAGCATTGGGCACAGAGGAGGGCCTATTTGTCGTGGAAGTTACCAGAGATG TCATTGTGCGTGCTGCTGACTGCAAGAAAGTCCACCAGATTGAGACAGTCCCTCAAGAGAAGATGGTGGTGCTGCTGTGTGGCCGCAACAGACATGTGCACCTGCACCCATGGGGGGCCCTGGATGGCGCCGAGCCGGCGTTTGATGTGAAACTGGCTGAGACAAAGGGCTGTCAGGCTCTTAGTGTGGGCACGCTGCGACCAGGTGGCTCCGCCTACATGATGGCCGCTGTCAAGCGCCAAGTGCTTTGCTACGAGATCACACGAGCCAAGCCCTATGCCCGACGCCTATGGGAAGTGCAGGCACCAGGCGTGGTGCAGTGGCTGGGCATGGTGCGTGGGCGAGTGTGCGTAGGCTACCCATCAGGCTTTGCTCTGCTGGCACTGCAGTCTGAGGTGGCACCTGTGAGCTTGGTGAGCCCCGCTGATCCTTCACTTGCCTTCCTTGCTCAGCAGCCACTGGATGCTCTTCACGCAATGGAGGTGGGTGCCAACGAGCTACTGCTTTGCTTCAGCCAGCTTGGCATCTATGTGGATGGCCAGGGCCGCCGTTCACGCACCCAGGAGCTCATGTGGCCTGCCACACCGCTCGCATGTA GCTCAAACGCCACTTACCTGACTGTGTACAGCGATTACGGAGTTGACGTATTTGATGTCCACACCACAGAATGGGTCCAAACTATTTCATTAAGGAAG ATCAGACCCCTGAATGTGGAGGGCAGTCTGAACTTACTGGGCTCAGAGCAACCCCGCCTCATCTACTTCAGCAACAATGCTGCAG AAGGGTGTGATCTGACTATACCTGAGACCTCAGACAACATCAAGAAACTGATGGTGAGAACGCGCAGCAAGAGAAAGTTCCTCTTCAAGGTTCCTGAAGAAGAGCGGCTACAGCAGAGGAG GGAGATGCTGAGGGACCCTGAAATGAGGTCCAAGCTGATCTCCAACCCGACAAATTTCAACCATGTAGCCCATATGGGTCCAGGAGACGGGATGCAAGTTCTCATGGACCTGCCTCTG TCGAGCGAGACTCCCTCCCCCTCTTCCTCTCGACACCACGCCCTGATCTCCCCTCCAACCAACTTTGAGCACGTCTATCACATGAGTCCTGCCTCTGCTGGGCTTTATCTGCAGAAAGAGGCTTCCTCCCAGCAGAGCCTGCCTCAgctctcctcttcttcttcctcaccttCCACCTCTTCCCTCGGAAGG AGTGTGATGCCCTCTTCTCAGGATGACTTGACCAAGGACAAACCACGTCCTCTTTCTAGTATTTCAAGGCAAACGAGGAGTAAGACCCACATCACACGCACTGCCTCAG ggGGTGGTGAATTCATAGGAGCGGGGTCATCTCGCAATATCTCGGATCCTGATCAGGACTTTGAGAGAGAG cCTGATTCGGACTCCACAAAACACTCCACCCCATCCAACAGCTCGAACCCGAGCAGCCCTCCGAGCCCCAACTCCCCCCACCGCAGTCAGCTTACTCTGGATGGTttggaacacaccctggatggctGA